Proteins found in one Aneurinibacillus uraniidurans genomic segment:
- the nuoI gene encoding NADH-quinone oxidoreductase subunit NuoI, giving the protein MLRFAKGLAYTFKKMAEKKATHMYPDQEMVWPERFRGIQHFSPEKCIVCNQCARICPTGCINLIGKKSEDPNKKGKVIDTYDINFELCILCDLCTEVCPTEAIVMTTNFELAAYSRDELFKNLRWLDDNNTNVRGGKA; this is encoded by the coding sequence GTGTTAAGATTTGCCAAAGGACTAGCGTATACATTTAAGAAGATGGCAGAGAAAAAAGCAACGCACATGTATCCAGATCAGGAGATGGTCTGGCCGGAGCGATTCCGCGGCATCCAGCATTTTTCACCAGAAAAATGCATCGTATGTAATCAATGTGCTCGCATCTGTCCGACTGGTTGTATCAATCTGATCGGGAAGAAGAGTGAAGACCCGAACAAAAAAGGAAAAGTGATCGACACGTATGACATTAACTTCGAGTTATGCATTTTGTGTGATCTATGTACGGAAGTATGCCCGACTGAGGCGATCGTGATGACTACAAACTTTGAACTGGCGGCATATAGTCGCGATGAGCTATTCAAAAACTTGCGCTGGCTTGATGATAACAATACCAATGTACGGGGAGGGAAAGCCTAA
- a CDS encoding NADH-quinone oxidoreductase subunit J: protein MSGQVIAFFVLALLTIGGAVFMISSTRVVHMVVSLAFTFLGIAGLYILLEAEFVGMTQVLVYSGAISILMLFGIMLTRHDAMDVMVRAGWTKQLLRLAIVVFFIIVGFTLYRAPWDGAPVAFSEQNNVKEIGIQMFTHYMIPFELVSVLLLVALVGSIILAKKEADDE from the coding sequence ATGAGCGGACAGGTAATCGCATTTTTCGTGCTTGCCCTGCTGACCATCGGGGGTGCTGTGTTTATGATTAGCAGCACGCGCGTGGTGCACATGGTAGTATCGCTGGCCTTTACATTTCTCGGAATTGCTGGCCTGTACATTTTACTTGAGGCGGAATTTGTCGGCATGACACAAGTCCTTGTGTATTCCGGAGCCATCTCCATTCTGATGCTGTTTGGAATTATGCTGACGCGTCATGATGCAATGGATGTTATGGTTCGAGCAGGATGGACGAAGCAGTTACTTCGTCTGGCGATCGTTGTGTTTTTTATCATTGTTGGTTTTACACTGTATCGTGCGCCGTGGGACGGAGCACCAGTCGCATTTTCGGAGCAGAACAATGTAAAAGAAATCGGGATTCAAATGTTTACGCATTACATGATTCCATTTGAACTCGTATCTGTCCTTCTTCTCGTTGCGCTTGTAGGTTCGATTATTCTAGCGAAGAAGGAGGCGGACGACGAATGA
- the nuoK gene encoding NADH-quinone oxidoreductase subunit NuoK, whose product MSVPIISYLLIGLILFCIGLYGCLTKRNAVVVLLCIELMLNAANINLVAFAKFGFFANIAGQIFSLFTITVAAAEAAVGIAILIALYRNRNTVQVDEMDLLKR is encoded by the coding sequence ATGAGCGTACCGATTATCTCATATTTACTGATTGGCTTGATTCTGTTCTGTATCGGTTTATACGGATGTTTAACCAAGCGTAATGCCGTTGTGGTGCTTCTCTGCATTGAGTTAATGCTGAATGCAGCAAACATCAATCTAGTTGCCTTTGCTAAATTTGGGTTTTTTGCCAATATCGCTGGACAGATATTTTCCTTGTTTACGATTACGGTGGCGGCAGCCGAGGCAGCCGTGGGGATTGCCATCCTGATTGCCCTGTACCGCAACCGCAACACGGTTCAGGTTGACGAGATGGATTTACTGAAGCGATAG
- the nuoL gene encoding NADH-quinone oxidoreductase subunit L, with translation MIANAWLIPLFPLLAFVLLVAFGRQLKEASAYVGILATAASFIVALLVFFERFAGGAEDYLNNSFNWLTYAGQKITMGYEVTQLNAMMLVIVTLVSLLVNIYSKGYMHGDERFSVFYQYLALFTFSMLGVVLSPNILQLYIFWELVGVCSFLLVGFYYFKPEARAAAKKAFIVTRIGDVGLFIGLALTFWWVGSFDYHDIFAKVHAGGIEEWKITLIGILVFVGAMGKSGQFPLHTWLPDAMEGPTPVSALIHAATMVAAGVYLVARMYDLYLASPVATEVIAYIGGFTAIFAASIGLTQRDIKRVLAYSTVSQLGYMMLALGAASAAGYVAGTFHLMTHAFFKALLFLGAGSVIHAVHTQDIFEMGGLWKKMRITGAVFLIGCLAIAGIPPFAGFWSKEEILNATLASGRYDLFIMAVIAASFTAFYMFRLFFLTFTGTPRTDNSHAHESPSVMTMPMLVLAMLAVLAGLINTPWNQVLGNWMTNGFTLYTNGHGGEHHGPMWVTALAVAVSVAGIALAWMMYGKGQIPSGKGGMLYRLSFHKYYVDEIYDIVFVEPLRALGKAMNWIDHTIVDGLVRLVAQAAQGIGSIGARMQDGKVQTYGTIAFIGLVLLLAGLTIAGGYVEQWRTIFLQS, from the coding sequence ATGATAGCAAATGCATGGCTCATCCCGCTCTTTCCGCTCCTGGCTTTCGTGCTGCTTGTTGCATTCGGTCGGCAGCTTAAGGAAGCATCTGCCTATGTGGGAATTCTCGCAACGGCTGCTTCGTTTATTGTGGCGCTGCTCGTCTTTTTTGAGCGGTTTGCCGGAGGAGCGGAGGATTATCTAAATAACAGCTTCAACTGGCTAACGTACGCCGGACAGAAAATTACTATGGGCTATGAAGTAACCCAGTTGAATGCTATGATGCTTGTCATTGTTACACTGGTCAGTCTCTTAGTTAATATTTATTCCAAAGGGTACATGCATGGAGATGAGCGCTTTTCGGTATTTTACCAGTATCTTGCTCTTTTTACGTTTTCCATGCTTGGCGTTGTCTTATCGCCAAACATTTTACAGCTGTACATATTTTGGGAGCTTGTAGGGGTATGTTCCTTCCTGCTTGTTGGCTTCTACTACTTCAAGCCAGAAGCGCGTGCGGCTGCCAAAAAAGCCTTTATCGTAACCCGGATTGGGGACGTAGGGCTTTTCATTGGTCTTGCTCTGACCTTCTGGTGGGTAGGCAGCTTTGATTATCATGATATTTTTGCTAAAGTGCATGCCGGTGGCATCGAAGAGTGGAAGATTACACTGATTGGGATCCTCGTCTTCGTTGGTGCCATGGGTAAGTCCGGTCAGTTCCCACTTCATACATGGCTTCCGGATGCGATGGAAGGCCCGACCCCAGTCAGTGCCCTTATCCACGCAGCTACGATGGTTGCAGCCGGTGTATACCTTGTCGCACGCATGTATGATTTGTATCTCGCATCGCCGGTAGCGACGGAAGTGATTGCGTATATCGGTGGCTTTACCGCCATTTTTGCCGCTTCCATTGGTTTGACGCAGCGCGATATTAAACGCGTGCTCGCGTATTCAACGGTCAGCCAGCTCGGTTACATGATGCTTGCACTTGGTGCAGCAAGTGCGGCAGGTTATGTAGCGGGTACGTTCCACCTGATGACACACGCCTTTTTCAAAGCCCTTCTGTTCCTTGGGGCAGGTAGTGTCATTCATGCTGTGCATACACAGGACATCTTTGAGATGGGTGGCCTGTGGAAGAAGATGCGAATTACGGGTGCAGTTTTCCTAATTGGATGTTTGGCAATTGCGGGGATTCCACCGTTTGCAGGCTTCTGGTCAAAAGAGGAAATTTTGAATGCGACGCTTGCATCAGGACGGTATGACCTGTTTATTATGGCCGTGATTGCAGCTTCATTTACAGCATTCTATATGTTCCGCCTGTTCTTCCTTACCTTCACTGGTACACCACGCACAGATAACAGCCATGCGCATGAATCACCGTCTGTCATGACGATGCCGATGCTGGTGTTAGCGATGCTTGCTGTATTGGCAGGTTTGATTAACACGCCGTGGAATCAAGTGCTGGGTAACTGGATGACGAATGGGTTTACCTTGTATACGAATGGCCATGGCGGCGAACATCACGGTCCGATGTGGGTGACGGCTCTTGCGGTTGCTGTATCGGTAGCAGGTATTGCGCTAGCCTGGATGATGTATGGCAAGGGGCAGATTCCTTCTGGTAAGGGAGGGATGTTGTATCGTCTGTCCTTCCATAAATACTATGTGGATGAGATTTACGATATTGTATTTGTTGAGCCGCTGCGTGCACTTGGCAAGGCGATGAACTGGATTGATCACACAATTGTGGACGGTCTGGTACGTCTGGTTGCGCAGGCTGCACAAGGGATTGGAAGTATAGGAGCACGAATGCAGGATGGTAAGGTGCAGACATACGGAACGATTGCCTTTATCGGTCTGGTACTGCTTCTAGCCGGCTTGACAATAGCAGGGGGGTACGTAGAGCAATGGCGAACTATTTTCTTACAATCCTAA
- a CDS encoding complex I subunit 4 family protein, whose amino-acid sequence MANYFLTILTFSPLLGVLLLAFVPKNLPGTIKAIGILATLVPLVLALMLYTGFDSAAPGLQLVQQMNWINIPLGPEQSLPIRFEMGIDGLSMPLVLLTTIISTMAAIVGLTIDKRWKAFYVLFLIVEMGMLGVFTAANLFQLFIFFEFTIIPMFFMLGIWGYVDREKAAFKFLLYNGIGSAIMLIVFVILFVLTGTLNIAKIAELFTSPMSPFNVPDVQGYLSNSVRLGLFVALLLAFAIKIPIVPFHTWMLKTYQEGHPAVIMISSGVLIKIGGYALIRLNAGFFPQWMNELAAFIAVLGVINILYGAVLALAQDELKQMLAYSSVSHMGIVLLGIAAVNAQGFQGAIFQMISHGLIAALMFYLVSLVHERAGTSNIRELGGLAKSMPIISGIFLTAMMASAGLPGMSGFISEFMAFVGLFGSEPAIAAVGALGIILTAVYLLRATLATTFGPTRAEHENLADAQAIEVVPMVVLLSLIILIGVYPAVLSEPLQATLQTIASGIGGFSR is encoded by the coding sequence ATGGCGAACTATTTTCTTACAATCCTAACGTTTTCACCGCTGCTGGGTGTGCTGCTGCTCGCGTTCGTTCCGAAAAACCTGCCCGGCACGATTAAAGCAATTGGGATTCTTGCGACACTTGTTCCGCTTGTATTAGCGTTGATGCTGTACACGGGGTTTGATTCGGCGGCACCGGGACTACAGTTGGTTCAGCAGATGAACTGGATTAACATCCCGCTTGGCCCCGAACAGTCGCTGCCGATCCGTTTTGAGATGGGCATCGATGGGTTATCTATGCCGCTTGTGTTACTGACAACCATCATTAGTACAATGGCGGCGATTGTCGGTCTGACTATTGATAAACGCTGGAAAGCCTTCTATGTGTTGTTCTTGATCGTAGAGATGGGCATGCTCGGTGTATTCACAGCAGCGAACTTGTTCCAACTGTTTATCTTCTTTGAATTTACGATTATTCCGATGTTCTTCATGTTGGGCATCTGGGGTTATGTCGATCGCGAAAAAGCGGCGTTCAAATTCTTGTTATATAACGGAATTGGTTCTGCCATTATGCTGATCGTGTTTGTTATTTTGTTTGTTCTGACAGGAACGTTAAACATTGCAAAAATTGCCGAGCTGTTCACCAGTCCGATGTCGCCATTTAATGTTCCGGATGTGCAGGGCTATCTTTCGAATAGTGTACGTCTGGGGCTGTTTGTAGCTCTGCTGCTCGCATTTGCCATCAAGATTCCGATCGTACCATTCCATACGTGGATGCTGAAAACATATCAGGAAGGTCATCCGGCGGTCATTATGATCTCGTCTGGTGTTCTGATTAAGATCGGTGGCTATGCACTGATCCGTCTAAATGCGGGCTTCTTCCCACAGTGGATGAATGAATTGGCCGCATTCATTGCGGTGCTTGGTGTCATTAATATTTTGTATGGGGCTGTGCTCGCACTTGCACAGGATGAACTGAAACAAATGCTGGCGTACTCCAGCGTAAGCCATATGGGGATTGTGCTTTTGGGGATTGCAGCAGTCAATGCCCAGGGATTCCAGGGAGCAATCTTCCAGATGATCTCGCATGGTCTGATTGCTGCCCTTATGTTTTATCTTGTCTCGCTTGTTCATGAACGTGCAGGTACAAGCAACATTCGTGAGCTTGGTGGTCTGGCAAAATCTATGCCGATTATTAGTGGGATTTTCTTGACTGCTATGATGGCATCAGCTGGTCTGCCAGGAATGTCCGGGTTTATTAGTGAGTTCATGGCATTTGTCGGTTTGTTCGGTTCCGAACCAGCAATCGCAGCAGTTGGTGCGCTCGGGATTATTCTGACAGCTGTCTACTTGCTTCGGGCTACACTTGCGACAACGTTTGGTCCAACTCGCGCAGAGCATGAGAATCTAGCAGATGCACAGGCGATTGAAGTTGTTCCAATGGTCGTTTTGCTTAGTTTAATCATTCTGATCGGTGTTTATCCGGCTGTATTGAGTGAACCACTGCAGGCGACATTGCAAACTATTGCGTCAGGGATTGGAGGTTTCAGCCGATGA
- the nuoN gene encoding NADH-quinone oxidoreductase subunit NuoN → MNSKWGVLAEYDWSVMSPEFTILGVATLLSLIDLLMGKKADRRILAWIGLAGVILAGYFVIRNTGHDVVSIMNDMYRLDGFANAFKLIFLSGVAFVLLISISYIDEARNVPYSGEYYYLLLSALLGAMIMASSADLITLFVGLELLSISSYILVGTRKHNIQTNESAFKYVVSGGIAAAITLYGMSFIYGVTGSTNLYTIAERLPDKFSGGFDLLIYLAFFLMIVGLAFKVSAVPFHMWAPDVYQGAPTPITAFLSVVSKAAGFAIILRVFIVIFINIVTVDAELGMYQRLIAGKLAIYISIIAAASMIIGNTLALRQVNVKRMMAYSGIAQAGYLLVPLASLTDLLLDQTVFYLVAYLLANMGAFAVIMIVNRDQQTEELAGFAGLYHRAPWLSIAMTFFLLSLAGIPISAGFFGKFYIFISAVGLMKYWLAGIMLATSVVSYYYYFGIIRQMYMRPGTTESPLRVPAPIAVVVLLTCIGTVVIGVMPDPVIQYIHTNFPFQQILESGSKM, encoded by the coding sequence ATGAATAGTAAATGGGGGGTTCTGGCCGAATATGACTGGTCAGTGATGAGTCCTGAGTTTACCATACTTGGTGTTGCTACACTCCTGTCGCTGATTGATTTACTCATGGGCAAAAAAGCGGATCGTCGCATTCTCGCCTGGATTGGACTTGCGGGTGTCATTCTCGCCGGGTATTTTGTAATACGAAATACAGGGCATGATGTCGTATCGATTATGAATGATATGTACCGTCTGGATGGGTTTGCGAATGCATTTAAGCTGATTTTCTTGAGTGGCGTGGCATTCGTACTGCTGATTTCGATTAGCTACATTGATGAAGCACGGAATGTACCGTATTCTGGGGAGTATTATTATTTGCTGTTATCTGCCCTGCTTGGTGCTATGATTATGGCTTCATCGGCAGATCTGATTACGTTATTTGTCGGTTTAGAGCTGCTTTCGATTTCTTCTTATATACTAGTAGGAACGCGCAAGCATAATATTCAGACGAATGAATCAGCGTTTAAGTACGTTGTATCCGGTGGAATTGCAGCTGCGATTACGCTGTATGGTATGTCATTTATTTATGGGGTCACAGGCTCGACGAATCTGTACACCATTGCAGAACGCCTGCCGGATAAGTTTTCCGGTGGCTTTGATCTTCTAATCTATCTCGCATTCTTCCTGATGATTGTCGGTCTAGCTTTTAAAGTCTCTGCTGTGCCGTTTCACATGTGGGCACCGGATGTGTATCAGGGAGCGCCGACACCGATTACTGCGTTCTTATCTGTTGTATCCAAAGCAGCAGGGTTTGCGATTATTCTGCGTGTGTTTATCGTGATCTTTATCAACATTGTTACAGTGGATGCTGAACTGGGCATGTATCAGCGGCTTATTGCTGGGAAGCTGGCGATCTATATCTCGATTATTGCAGCAGCTTCCATGATTATTGGGAATACGCTGGCGCTTCGTCAGGTCAATGTGAAGCGGATGATGGCATATTCGGGAATTGCGCAGGCTGGTTATTTACTTGTACCTCTGGCATCTCTGACTGACCTTTTGCTGGATCAAACTGTATTTTATCTGGTTGCTTATTTGCTGGCGAATATGGGTGCCTTTGCTGTGATTATGATCGTAAATCGTGATCAGCAAACGGAAGAGCTAGCAGGATTTGCAGGCTTGTACCATCGAGCACCGTGGTTGTCGATTGCGATGACATTCTTCCTGTTGTCACTGGCAGGGATCCCGATTTCTGCGGGTTTCTTCGGGAAGTTCTATATCTTTATAAGCGCTGTTGGTTTAATGAAATACTGGCTGGCAGGGATTATGCTGGCAACCAGTGTAGTTTCGTACTACTACTATTTTGGTATCATTCGCCAGATGTATATGCGTCCGGGGACGACAGAATCGCCGTTGCGTGTACCAGCACCGATCGCAGTTGTTGTCTTGCTTACATGTATCGGAACGGTAGTCATTGGTGTGATGCCAGACCCGGTTATTCAGTACATCCATACGAATTTCCCGTTCCAGCAAATTCTTGAATCAGGTTCGAAGATGTAG
- a CDS encoding DUF1146 family protein, whose protein sequence is MAIEGVINIMLSLVFIGLSFWALQAFRFDLFLSEAKGGRARLLQVFLAIFIGHGVARFFTDYYGWTQMLRQFFV, encoded by the coding sequence ATGGCGATAGAGGGCGTGATTAATATTATGCTGTCGCTTGTGTTTATTGGGTTGAGTTTTTGGGCGCTGCAGGCGTTTCGCTTTGACCTGTTTTTGTCTGAGGCTAAGGGGGGCAGAGCCCGTCTGCTGCAGGTTTTTCTTGCGATTTTTATTGGGCATGGGGTAGCTAGATTTTTCACTGATTATTATGGCTGGACCCAGATGCTTCGCCAATTTTTTGTGTAG
- a CDS encoding YwmB family TATA-box binding protein, producing the protein MKIYKIWKMTLLVLLGISALLVYPVIASMKELSDTDTAITHARADLEHLIQATRKTDAQVETVSLRVKASLPALNTEEKQQKFLRTFDIPVWQHDVGNSIHSYAGEKKVGNIGVKINVSFSDSQEGKENSCHLSMEVTGEAKYVAEMEQVLHTHLKNNGIGSELLQIISCVRGFYSGKLKNDLQIERTSQILAELNGKIVESLTEETIQSTSAYSPLLHTMIRTNHQPMNVQVATHYSQYRNRTTITVGTPIITTEYY; encoded by the coding sequence ATGAAAATATATAAAATCTGGAAGATGACTCTGCTTGTTTTGCTGGGAATTTCTGCTCTATTGGTGTATCCTGTTATTGCCAGCATGAAGGAACTGTCTGACACAGATACAGCTATTACACATGCACGGGCTGATCTTGAACATTTAATACAGGCAACCAGAAAGACGGATGCGCAGGTTGAAACCGTTAGCCTGCGGGTCAAGGCTAGCCTTCCTGCTCTGAATACGGAAGAGAAGCAGCAGAAGTTTTTACGAACATTTGATATACCTGTATGGCAGCACGATGTAGGGAACTCGATTCATTCGTATGCAGGCGAGAAAAAGGTCGGGAACATTGGGGTGAAAATTAACGTCTCTTTTTCGGATAGTCAGGAAGGAAAGGAAAACAGCTGCCATTTATCTATGGAAGTGACGGGTGAAGCAAAGTATGTTGCAGAAATGGAGCAAGTGCTTCATACGCATTTGAAAAACAATGGAATTGGGTCTGAACTCCTGCAAATTATATCTTGTGTCAGAGGATTTTATAGTGGTAAACTGAAAAATGACTTGCAAATCGAGAGAACAAGTCAGATACTGGCCGAACTAAATGGAAAAATAGTGGAAAGTCTTACTGAGGAAACGATTCAGAGCACTTCAGCTTATTCACCCCTACTACACACCATGATTCGCACCAATCATCAGCCTATGAATGTACAGGTAGCGACACATTATAGCCAGTATCGAAACAGAACAACAATTACAGTAGGAACACCGATTATTACTACGGAATATTACTAG
- the murA gene encoding UDP-N-acetylglucosamine 1-carboxyvinyltransferase has translation MDKIIIRGGRRLSGNVRVHGAKNAVLPIIAASILAEDGASTIHEVPGLDDVYAISEVIKALNVEITYDDQGETLLVNAQGLSAVEAPYEWVRKMRASFLVMGPLLARKGQAKIPLPGGCAIGSRGIDQHLKGFEAMGAKVEIGQGYIFASVAGRLKGAKIYLDLPSVGATENIMMAASMADGMTIIENAAQEPEIVDLANYLNAMGARVRGAGTDTIRIEGVERMHGAVHNVIPDRIEAGTFMVAAAITRGDVTIENAIIDHLKPVVAKLREAGVEIEEVENGVRVCCKNPLKTIDVKTLPHPGFPTDMQAQFMAMMLSVPGTSLITETVFENRFMHVDEFKRMGSVIKIEGRTSFVTGGIRLTGAKVKATDLRAGAALILAGLICEGETEITELHHIDRGYVRIVEKFKALGADVERHNTPVVQLVKDELEPEAVVSSTEASLA, from the coding sequence GTGGATAAGATCATCATCCGCGGTGGGCGACGTTTGTCGGGGAACGTTCGTGTACACGGCGCAAAAAATGCAGTACTGCCAATCATTGCAGCATCAATTCTGGCAGAAGACGGTGCTAGTACCATTCATGAAGTCCCTGGATTGGACGATGTGTATGCCATCAGCGAAGTTATTAAAGCACTTAATGTAGAAATCACATATGACGACCAGGGAGAAACCCTTTTGGTTAATGCGCAGGGCTTATCGGCGGTCGAGGCACCTTATGAATGGGTAAGGAAAATGCGGGCATCGTTTTTAGTAATGGGCCCTTTACTTGCGCGCAAAGGTCAGGCAAAAATTCCGCTTCCAGGCGGTTGTGCAATCGGATCACGCGGCATTGACCAGCACCTTAAAGGATTTGAAGCCATGGGTGCAAAAGTGGAGATCGGGCAGGGATATATTTTTGCTAGCGTAGCAGGCCGATTGAAAGGGGCAAAAATTTACCTGGATCTTCCGAGTGTGGGCGCAACGGAAAACATCATGATGGCTGCCAGTATGGCAGATGGTATGACCATTATCGAAAATGCAGCACAGGAACCAGAGATCGTAGACTTGGCTAATTACTTGAATGCTATGGGGGCACGTGTCCGTGGAGCCGGAACCGATACGATTCGTATCGAAGGTGTAGAACGGATGCATGGAGCTGTACATAACGTAATTCCGGATCGGATTGAGGCAGGAACCTTCATGGTTGCGGCGGCGATTACACGTGGCGACGTGACGATTGAGAATGCGATCATTGATCATCTGAAGCCGGTTGTAGCAAAGTTGCGAGAGGCGGGCGTAGAGATCGAAGAGGTGGAGAACGGTGTACGTGTATGCTGTAAGAATCCACTTAAAACGATTGATGTGAAGACTCTTCCACATCCAGGATTCCCGACAGATATGCAGGCACAGTTCATGGCGATGATGCTGTCGGTACCAGGCACAAGCTTAATTACGGAGACAGTGTTTGAGAACCGTTTTATGCATGTAGATGAGTTTAAACGAATGGGATCGGTCATCAAAATTGAGGGTCGGACTTCTTTTGTAACAGGTGGTATACGGTTAACAGGAGCGAAGGTAAAAGCAACAGACCTTCGTGCCGGAGCTGCCCTTATTCTAGCTGGCTTGATTTGCGAAGGGGAAACGGAAATCACAGAGCTTCACCACATTGATCGTGGATACGTGCGCATTGTTGAGAAGTTTAAAGCACTTGGTGCTGATGTCGAACGCCACAATACACCGGTTGTACAACTTGTCAAAGACGAGTTAGAACCGGAAGCAGTGGTATCTTCAACAGAAGCGTCGTTGGCCTAA
- the spoIID gene encoding stage II sporulation protein D encodes MKTILYFVVAFIAILLAVPSILVLLHTEPESVPEKAASMQKPSTASSSQVGKQSQPITFPIKVLRVETGKVESVPLEQYVAGVVAGEMPAEFEMEALKAQALAARTYITLRISQKDFSDVPKQGYVTDTVKHQVYLDDKQRRARWGSTYAWKNERIVRAVQETAGQVLTYENQPINATFFSTSNGYTENAEDYWGSKIPYLRSVKVPWDTASPRYEETVTIPIEQVEKRLKTKLTIPAGGGPSSWQKVLSYTAGQRVKEIKIGDKVYTGRSVRELLDLNSSQFTLAIDKKNVVVHTRGYGHGVGMSQWGANGMAKEGKKAEEIVAYFYQGVQIQSAGKWLK; translated from the coding sequence ATGAAGACTATTTTGTATTTCGTCGTTGCTTTTATCGCGATTTTGCTTGCTGTTCCATCTATTCTTGTGCTACTTCATACAGAGCCTGAATCAGTGCCAGAAAAAGCTGCATCGATGCAGAAACCATCTACTGCTTCATCTTCACAAGTTGGAAAACAGAGTCAGCCCATCACATTTCCGATTAAAGTTCTTCGTGTGGAAACGGGAAAAGTAGAATCGGTTCCGCTCGAACAATATGTCGCAGGGGTCGTAGCCGGTGAGATGCCCGCTGAATTTGAAATGGAGGCATTAAAAGCACAGGCGTTAGCCGCCCGAACGTATATTACGCTTCGTATTTCTCAAAAAGATTTTTCTGATGTGCCTAAGCAGGGATACGTGACGGATACCGTAAAGCACCAAGTGTATCTTGATGATAAACAGCGCCGCGCACGCTGGGGCAGTACGTATGCCTGGAAGAATGAACGGATTGTACGAGCTGTACAGGAAACAGCAGGTCAGGTTCTAACGTATGAAAATCAGCCGATTAATGCGACATTTTTTTCTACGAGTAATGGGTATACAGAAAATGCAGAGGATTATTGGGGGAGCAAAATTCCGTACCTTCGCAGTGTCAAAGTACCGTGGGACACCGCTTCTCCACGATATGAGGAAACAGTCACCATTCCGATTGAACAAGTTGAGAAACGATTGAAAACCAAATTAACGATTCCAGCGGGTGGGGGCCCATCTTCCTGGCAGAAAGTGTTGTCTTACACTGCCGGTCAACGTGTGAAAGAAATCAAAATCGGCGATAAAGTATACACCGGGCGCAGCGTACGAGAGCTGCTTGACTTAAATTCCTCGCAGTTTACGCTTGCGATTGATAAGAAAAACGTTGTCGTGCATACACGCGGCTACGGCCACGGTGTCGGCATGAGTCAGTGGGGTGCGAACGGCATGGCAAAGGAAGGAAAGAAGGCTGAGGAGATTGTGGCGTACTTTTATCAGGGGGTGCAGATTCAAAGCGCCGGGAAGTGGCTGAAGTAA
- a CDS encoding M23 family metallopeptidase, which produces MNEDKNNQHGSSPIKKVQTSGWRRMASKKWIFPAAYMGIAAIILAGVMWYQNSKDFSFTKETPNAAPQSVEPDSGAARTAQLPEEQKAVPVNGDAPFVWPAKSEANTHKVMSFFDDAADKKEKEAALIKFDNSYWPNTGISIAAKDKKSFEVTAALDGKVTKAERDPMLGYQVEVKHDNGMSTVYASLDEMNVKAGDQLKQGAVVGMAGRNVFEKDLGIHLHFEVHKDGHAVAPDQYLPPTQSAASAK; this is translated from the coding sequence ATGAATGAAGATAAAAACAACCAACATGGTTCTTCTCCGATTAAAAAAGTGCAAACTAGCGGATGGAGACGAATGGCGAGTAAAAAGTGGATTTTTCCCGCTGCCTACATGGGAATTGCGGCTATCATACTGGCGGGAGTAATGTGGTACCAGAACAGCAAAGACTTCTCTTTCACGAAAGAAACACCAAATGCGGCTCCGCAGTCTGTTGAGCCGGATAGCGGAGCTGCTCGAACAGCCCAACTCCCAGAGGAACAAAAGGCTGTCCCAGTAAATGGAGATGCACCGTTTGTCTGGCCAGCAAAATCAGAAGCGAATACGCATAAAGTGATGAGCTTCTTCGATGATGCGGCTGACAAAAAAGAGAAGGAAGCTGCCTTAATTAAATTTGACAATTCCTACTGGCCAAACACAGGAATTTCCATTGCAGCGAAAGACAAAAAATCGTTTGAAGTAACAGCAGCTCTTGACGGGAAAGTAACGAAGGCAGAACGTGATCCAATGCTTGGCTATCAGGTCGAAGTGAAGCATGATAACGGGATGTCTACTGTATATGCGAGTCTTGATGAAATGAACGTCAAAGCAGGCGATCAGCTAAAACAGGGCGCGGTTGTTGGTATGGCGGGCCGTAACGTATTCGAGAAAGATCTCGGCATTCACCTGCATTTTGAAGTACACAAAGACGGTCATGCGGTAGCACCAGATCAATACTTGCCACCAACTCAATCTGCTGCTTCAGCAAAATAA